The following coding sequences lie in one Paracidovorax avenae genomic window:
- a CDS encoding protein-L-isoaspartate(D-aspartate) O-methyltransferase has translation MHRRPGFPARLDTPPAPGAPRAPAPARAPLPGGGPAAGPVPHGLGLDSAAVRARMVQRLAAGGITSPAVLQAMGSVERHRFVDTALVNQAYEDTSLPIGLGQTISKPSIVARMTELLLGAEGARAGGLGRVLEIGTGCGYQAAVLARVAREVYTIERLRALHEKARDNLRPWRLTNAHLILGDGMAGYAKGAPYAAIIAAAGGETIPDAWVQQLAVGGRLVAPMAAAGGRQVLVVIDRTPHGLQQSTLEAVHFVPLKSGIA, from the coding sequence ATGCATCGGCGGCCCGGTTTTCCCGCTCGGCTCGATACGCCGCCCGCGCCCGGCGCGCCACGTGCACCGGCGCCCGCGCGCGCCCCGCTGCCCGGAGGTGGTCCGGCGGCCGGGCCGGTGCCGCACGGACTGGGGCTGGATTCAGCCGCCGTGCGCGCGCGCATGGTGCAGCGCCTCGCCGCCGGCGGGATCACGTCGCCCGCCGTGCTCCAGGCCATGGGCTCGGTGGAGCGGCACCGTTTCGTGGACACCGCGCTCGTCAACCAGGCCTACGAGGACACCAGCCTGCCCATCGGTCTCGGGCAGACGATCTCCAAGCCCAGCATCGTGGCCCGCATGACCGAACTGCTGCTGGGGGCCGAGGGCGCCCGCGCGGGCGGCCTGGGGCGCGTGCTGGAAATCGGCACCGGATGCGGCTACCAGGCCGCGGTGCTCGCCCGGGTGGCGCGGGAGGTGTACACCATCGAGCGGCTGCGCGCGTTGCATGAGAAGGCCCGCGACAATCTGCGCCCCTGGCGGTTGACCAATGCGCACCTGATCCTGGGCGACGGCATGGCCGGCTACGCCAAGGGCGCACCCTATGCCGCCATCATCGCCGCCGCGGGCGGTGAAACCATTCCCGACGCCTGGGTCCAACAGCTCGCCGTGGGAGGGCGCCTCGTCGCCCCCATGGCCGCGGCGGGCGGGCGGCAGGTCCTCGTCGTGATCGACAGGACTCCCCACGGGCTTCAGCAGAGCACGTTGGAGGCCGTACATTTTGTCCCCCTAAAATCGGGGATTGCCTGA
- the surE gene encoding 5'/3'-nucleotidase SurE, translating into MKILLSNDDGYQAPGIVALHAALREIPGVDVDVVAPEHNNSAKSNALTLHSPLYVHQAANGFRYVNGTPADCVHIALTGLLGFRPDLVVSGINNGANMGDDTIYSGTVGAAMEGYLFGVPAIAFSQVDKGWGEIESAARKAREMIEQMHAQHLVGEVPWLLNVNIPNLPFEQLRPVKVCRLGRRHAAERVIEQESPRGERMYWIGGAGPAKDDSEGTDFHATALGHVALTPLKVDLTDHEGLAYWSDTAGRLAQPSAEAAGAL; encoded by the coding sequence ATGAAGATCCTTCTTTCCAACGATGACGGCTACCAGGCGCCGGGCATCGTGGCGCTCCATGCCGCACTGCGCGAGATCCCCGGCGTCGATGTCGACGTGGTGGCTCCAGAGCACAACAACAGTGCCAAGTCCAACGCGCTCACGCTGCATTCGCCCCTGTACGTCCACCAGGCGGCCAACGGCTTCCGCTACGTGAACGGCACCCCCGCCGACTGCGTGCACATCGCGCTCACCGGGCTGCTGGGCTTCCGGCCCGACCTGGTCGTCTCCGGCATCAACAATGGCGCCAACATGGGCGACGACACCATCTATTCCGGCACCGTGGGTGCGGCCATGGAGGGCTACCTGTTCGGCGTGCCGGCCATCGCCTTTTCCCAGGTGGACAAGGGGTGGGGCGAAATCGAGTCGGCCGCGCGCAAGGCGCGCGAAATGATCGAGCAGATGCACGCGCAGCACCTGGTCGGGGAGGTGCCCTGGCTGCTGAACGTCAATATTCCCAACCTGCCTTTCGAACAACTGCGCCCGGTGAAGGTCTGCCGCCTGGGCCGGCGCCATGCGGCCGAGCGGGTGATCGAGCAGGAGAGTCCGCGCGGCGAGCGCATGTACTGGATCGGCGGCGCCGGCCCGGCCAAGGACGACTCCGAGGGCACGGATTTCCACGCCACCGCGCTCGGCCACGTGGCGCTCACCCCCCTGAAGGTGGACCTGACCGACCACGAGGGCCTGGCGTACTGGTCCGACACGGCGGGGCGCCTCGCCCAGCCATCGGCCGAGGCCGCCGGGGCGCTGTGA